The following are encoded together in the bacterium genome:
- a CDS encoding AarF/ABC1/UbiB kinase family protein encodes MPAGRHESRLTRGRAKRVLKVGELATSVGTSYVWEALKSPFRSKDKRQQALLDTHIRNAVRIVESSKELKGAFMKLVQMLSMRDDMLPAEALRVLSVVQSQVPPMAYAEIRAQVKRELGKHPEQLFREFDEQAFAAASLGQVHRAVLKNGTEVVVKVQYPGVDETVEQDLSNIKALLQVFQLIGRDVMQQKIDNREVYQELEERLHEELDYVNEAKNIALFQKMFRDDPEVVIPEVYPEYSSRRVLTMSRLEGYPLADILKPGIDQDTKDWVAIKYFRVTWRQIFEFGTLHTDPHPGNYLVTFHPRLAILDFGSIRVFPEQIRRAYHALATAMLGNDTPAMASALVRLGFLDRGDDPAPMLRIMRLIFEPVLIDRKYDPRKYDVLERGMQVATIGIENRLFKAPGHRVFLARALIGLDAYLKQLGTVANWHRLFRECVEAYGD; translated from the coding sequence ATGCCGGCCGGTCGCCACGAGAGTCGCCTGACGCGCGGGCGCGCCAAGCGGGTGCTCAAGGTCGGCGAGCTGGCCACCTCGGTCGGCACCTCCTACGTGTGGGAGGCGCTGAAGAGCCCGTTCCGCTCCAAGGACAAGCGGCAGCAGGCGCTGCTCGACACGCACATCCGCAACGCGGTGCGCATCGTCGAGAGCTCGAAGGAACTGAAGGGCGCCTTCATGAAGCTGGTGCAGATGCTGTCGATGCGCGACGACATGCTGCCGGCGGAGGCGCTGCGCGTCCTGTCGGTGGTGCAGTCGCAGGTGCCGCCGATGGCCTACGCCGAGATCCGCGCCCAGGTGAAGCGCGAGCTCGGCAAGCACCCGGAGCAGTTGTTTCGCGAGTTCGACGAGCAGGCCTTCGCCGCCGCCTCGCTCGGCCAGGTGCACCGCGCGGTGCTGAAGAACGGCACCGAGGTGGTGGTGAAGGTGCAGTATCCGGGCGTCGACGAGACCGTCGAGCAGGATCTCTCCAACATCAAGGCGCTGCTGCAGGTCTTCCAGCTCATCGGCCGCGACGTCATGCAGCAGAAGATCGACAACCGCGAGGTCTACCAGGAGCTCGAGGAGCGCCTGCACGAGGAACTCGACTACGTCAACGAGGCGAAGAACATCGCCCTCTTCCAGAAGATGTTCCGCGACGACCCCGAAGTCGTCATCCCCGAGGTCTATCCCGAGTACTCGTCGCGCCGGGTGCTGACCATGAGCCGCCTCGAGGGCTACCCGCTCGCCGACATCCTCAAGCCGGGCATCGACCAGGACACGAAGGACTGGGTGGCGATCAAGTATTTCCGCGTCACCTGGCGGCAGATCTTCGAGTTCGGCACCCTGCACACCGATCCCCACCCGGGGAACTACCTCGTCACCTTCCACCCCCGCCTGGCGATCCTCGACTTCGGCAGCATCCGCGTCTTTCCCGAGCAGATCCGCCGCGCCTATCACGCGCTGGCGACGGCGATGCTGGGCAACGACACGCCGGCCATGGCGAGCGCGCTGGTGCGCCTCGGCTTCCTCGACCGCGGCGACGATCCGGCGCCGATGCTGCGCATCATGCGCCTGATCTTCGAGCCGGTGCTGATCGACAGGAAGTACGACCCGCGGAAGTACGACGTCCTCGAGCGCGGCATGCAGGTGGCCACCATCGGCATCGAGAACCGCCTCTTCAAAGCCCCCGGTCACCGCGTGTTCCTGGCGCGGGCGCTGATCGGGCTCGACGCCTACCTGAAGCAGCTCGGCACGGTCGCCAACTGGCACCGGCTGTTCAGGGAGTGCGTGGAGGCGTACGGCGACTGA
- the larB gene encoding nickel pincer cofactor biosynthesis protein LarB: protein MTPERLRSIFDRVARGELAPDAAVEAIRHLPFEDLGFAKVDHHRALRSGVPEVIFGPGKTPAQIVAIARALLAREQNVLVTRLDPDAAAAVCAELPMLTYDAHARAASWRHPETAVGGRGTIVVAAAGTADLPVAEEAALTAELMGNAVDRVYDVGVAGIHRLFAHHDRLRQASVLIVVAGMEGALPSVVGGLVDRPLIAVPTSIGYGASFGGLAALLAMLNSCAAGVTVVNIDNGFGAGIAAALINRDQRGADAPPPISGA, encoded by the coding sequence ATGACGCCGGAGCGGTTGCGCAGCATCTTCGATCGCGTGGCGCGTGGCGAGCTGGCGCCGGACGCGGCGGTCGAGGCGATCCGCCACCTGCCGTTCGAGGACCTGGGGTTCGCCAAGGTCGACCATCACCGGGCGCTGCGCAGCGGCGTCCCGGAGGTGATCTTCGGCCCCGGCAAGACGCCGGCGCAGATCGTCGCCATCGCCCGCGCGCTGCTGGCGCGCGAGCAGAACGTGCTGGTCACCCGCCTCGATCCCGACGCGGCGGCGGCCGTGTGCGCCGAGCTGCCGATGCTCACCTACGACGCGCACGCCCGCGCCGCCTCCTGGCGGCATCCGGAGACCGCGGTGGGCGGGCGCGGCACCATCGTCGTCGCCGCCGCCGGCACCGCCGACCTGCCGGTCGCCGAGGAGGCGGCGCTCACCGCCGAGCTCATGGGCAACGCCGTGGACCGCGTCTACGACGTCGGCGTCGCCGGCATCCACCGCCTCTTCGCCCACCACGATCGGCTGCGACAGGCGAGCGTGCTGATCGTGGTCGCCGGCATGGAGGGCGCGCTGCCGAGCGTCGTCGGCGGCCTGGTCGATCGGCCGCTCATCGCCGTCCCCACCAGCATCGGCTACGGCGCCAGCTTCGGCGGCCTGGCGGCGCTGCTGGCGATGCTCAACTCCTGCGCCGCCGGCGTGACCGTCGTCAACATCGACAACGGTTTCGGCGCCGGCATCGCGGCGGCCCTGATCAACCGCGATCAGCGCGGCGCGGACGCGCCGCCGCCGATCTCCGGCGCCTGA
- the thiL gene encoding thiamine-phosphate kinase, translating to MLARLLPTLPGAGRGVRLGPGDDCAVLAPGGRTLLLTVDALVENVHFRRAWLTPAALGRRLFAINASDLAAMGGTPLWCVLQIAAPRRGAAADAVAISRAVAAAARRAGATLVGAATRRAPARSPPRWPWSSVAPPRPVTRAGARPGDALYVTGRLGDAALGVRHLRRGDATAAAVRRWRAPTPRLTAGAVLARRRIASAMIDISDGLLQDLGHLCAASRAGARVELARLPCSPAVRRAGLALALAGGEDYELLFAVPPRREPALRRAAAALGCPITRIGECTRDRGVRVVDAAGRPVTPRQRGFDHFA from the coding sequence CTGCTGGCGCGACTGCTGCCGACGCTGCCCGGCGCCGGGCGCGGCGTGCGGCTCGGCCCGGGCGACGATTGCGCCGTGTTGGCGCCGGGCGGGCGGACGCTGTTGCTCACCGTCGACGCGCTGGTGGAGAACGTCCACTTCCGCCGCGCCTGGCTGACGCCCGCCGCGCTCGGGCGCCGCCTCTTCGCGATCAATGCCAGCGACCTGGCGGCCATGGGCGGAACGCCGCTCTGGTGCGTGCTGCAGATCGCGGCGCCGCGCCGCGGCGCGGCGGCCGACGCGGTCGCGATCTCGCGCGCCGTCGCGGCGGCGGCGCGGCGCGCCGGGGCGACGCTGGTCGGCGCGGCAACCCGTCGCGCGCCGGCGCGCTCTCCGCCTCGCTGGCCCTGGTCGAGCGTGGCGCCGCCGCGGCCAGTGACCCGCGCCGGCGCCCGGCCCGGCGACGCGCTCTACGTCACCGGCCGACTCGGCGACGCCGCCCTCGGCGTGCGGCATCTGCGGCGCGGCGATGCGACGGCCGCCGCCGTGCGCCGCTGGCGCGCGCCGACGCCGCGCCTGACCGCCGGCGCGGTGCTGGCCCGCCGCCGCATCGCGTCGGCGATGATCGACATCAGCGACGGCCTGCTCCAGGACCTCGGCCATCTCTGCGCCGCCAGCCGCGCCGGGGCCCGAGTCGAGCTGGCGCGCCTGCCCTGCTCGCCGGCGGTGCGCCGCGCCGGCCTCGCCCTCGCCCTCGCCGGCGGGGAGGACTACGAGCTGCTGTTCGCCGTGCCGCCGCGCCGCGAACCGGCGCTGCGGCGCGCCGCCGCGGCCCTCGGCTGCCCGATCACCCGCATCGGCGAGTGCACCCGCGACCGCGGCGTGCGCGTCGTCGACGCCGCGGGCCGCCCCGTCACGCCGCGCCAGCGCGGCTTCGATCACTTCGCCTGA
- a CDS encoding penicillin-binding protein activator, with protein MLSLRVRPGGHPNGAPARRSARVAGLLLLLAVLGACGGRTVPLEDQPLPYRQAEDNFRLGNYEKAARAYGIFLDSESSEDFPELVPRAYYRMALSEYRRGRYAECLAALDKMERRLPDKEYPQVYALRGDAEMARGKTMAALRWWEQGWQVSDSAERRDAKQHIAEALDRMDASSLARARQVLTEPPLQQLVDERLQGAGGGRAGAKPAPGTAALPPPSPRPGMPAPSGPPVPGANPQAPVPSTARIGVLLPLSGEFASYGQRSLNGIKLGVGALAGQLDVRDDKGDPAVGRQAFDAFITDPNVIAVIGPLRSKVAEVVAPRAETAGVPTILLSQQDSATGQWVKQPAMTSASQAAELAAYAIGRQGLRRFGILYPNDPYGVALSSAFRDEVTRRGGTVVGSIVYDPHQREFNVELLSVDKWIKGDGLQAVFIPDFADSAIPLASQLRTAHPDVALLGSNGWNDPGALGPASADLDGAIFVDGFFPSSTRRATQEFVAAYRGAYGGATPEILEAQAYDAGMLVARALQGGARSRLQMAQTLQTPRTVEGAAGTIGILPQGIQRQLFLLKLSNGTISEIPASSRASNSPQAAVAPAAADTLAGAASAP; from the coding sequence ATGCTCTCGCTCCGCGTCCGGCCCGGTGGCCACCCAAACGGCGCGCCGGCCCGGCGGAGCGCGCGCGTCGCCGGCCTCCTGCTGCTGCTCGCCGTCCTCGGCGCCTGCGGCGGCCGCACCGTCCCCCTCGAAGACCAACCGCTGCCCTACCGCCAGGCCGAGGACAACTTCCGCCTCGGCAACTACGAGAAGGCGGCGCGCGCCTACGGCATCTTCCTCGACAGCGAATCGAGCGAGGACTTTCCCGAGCTGGTGCCGCGCGCCTACTACCGCATGGCGCTGTCCGAGTATCGTCGCGGCCGGTACGCCGAGTGCCTGGCGGCGCTCGACAAGATGGAGCGCCGGCTGCCGGACAAGGAGTACCCGCAGGTGTATGCGCTGCGCGGCGACGCCGAGATGGCGCGCGGCAAGACCATGGCCGCGCTGCGCTGGTGGGAGCAGGGCTGGCAGGTCTCCGACAGCGCGGAGCGGCGCGATGCCAAGCAGCACATCGCCGAGGCGCTCGATCGCATGGACGCGAGCTCGCTGGCGCGCGCCCGCCAGGTGCTGACCGAGCCGCCGCTGCAGCAACTGGTCGACGAGCGCCTGCAGGGCGCGGGCGGCGGCCGCGCCGGCGCCAAGCCGGCCCCCGGCACCGCCGCGCTGCCGCCGCCGTCGCCCAGGCCGGGCATGCCGGCGCCGTCGGGCCCGCCGGTGCCGGGGGCGAATCCCCAGGCCCCGGTGCCGTCGACGGCGCGCATCGGCGTGCTCCTGCCGCTGAGCGGCGAATTCGCCTCCTACGGCCAACGCTCGCTGAACGGCATCAAGCTCGGCGTCGGCGCCCTCGCCGGCCAGCTCGACGTGCGCGACGACAAGGGCGATCCCGCGGTCGGCCGGCAGGCGTTCGACGCCTTCATCACCGATCCCAACGTCATCGCCGTCATCGGGCCGCTGCGCAGCAAGGTGGCCGAGGTCGTGGCGCCGCGCGCGGAGACCGCCGGCGTGCCGACGATCCTGCTGTCGCAGCAGGACAGCGCCACCGGCCAGTGGGTGAAGCAGCCGGCCATGACCTCCGCCAGCCAGGCGGCCGAGCTGGCCGCGTACGCCATCGGCCGGCAGGGTCTGCGCCGCTTCGGCATCCTCTATCCCAACGATCCCTACGGCGTGGCGCTGTCGTCCGCGTTCCGCGACGAGGTGACGCGGCGCGGCGGCACGGTAGTCGGGTCGATCGTCTACGATCCGCACCAGCGCGAGTTCAATGTCGAGCTGCTGAGCGTCGACAAGTGGATCAAGGGCGACGGCTTGCAGGCGGTCTTCATCCCCGACTTCGCCGACAGCGCCATCCCGCTCGCCAGCCAGTTGCGCACCGCCCATCCCGATGTCGCGCTGCTCGGCAGCAACGGCTGGAACGATCCCGGCGCCCTCGGCCCGGCGTCGGCCGACCTCGACGGGGCGATCTTCGTCGACGGCTTCTTCCCCAGCAGCACGCGGCGGGCGACGCAGGAATTCGTCGCCGCCTATCGCGGCGCGTACGGCGGCGCGACCCCCGAGATCCTCGAGGCGCAGGCGTACGATGCCGGCATGCTGGTCGCCCGCGCGCTCCAGGGCGGCGCCCGCAGCCGGCTGCAGATGGCGCAGACCCTGCAGACGCCGCGCACCGTCGAGGGGGCCGCGGGGACCATCGGCATCCTGCCGCAGGGCATCCAGCGGCAGCTCTTCCTGCTCAAGCTGAGCAACGGCACGATCAGCGAGATCCCGGCGTCCAGCCGCGCCAGCAATTCGCCGCAGGCGGCGGTTGCGCCGGCGGCCGCCGACACGCTCGCCGGCGCCGCCAGCGCCCCCTGA
- the dnaJ gene encoding molecular chaperone DnaJ → MAKRDYYEVLGIERTASAEEIKKAYRKVALKHHPDRNPDDKKAEERFKEASEAYQILSDPERRAQYDRFGHAAFEQGAGFGGFDFSAAGFEDIFGEVFGDFFGGGRRGRSRARRGDDLRYDLEITFEEAVFGAEKTLRIPRLATCEDCGGSGSRDGAPRETCGACRGSGQIRFQQGLFSIAKSCGQCQGQGSVLRDPCRTCGGSGAVRTQQALSVKIPAGVDTGSRLKLRGEGEAGHHNGPAGDLYVIVHVREHPLFSRDGSNIVCEVPIGITQAALGAEIDVPTPHGKVKMKIPAGTQSGNVFRLKGKGVPDLRGYGQGDALVRVIVETPRKLTAKQRELLEEFARLSGEEVHPISKGFFDKVKEMFG, encoded by the coding sequence GTGGCGAAGCGCGACTATTACGAGGTTCTCGGCATCGAGCGCACGGCCTCCGCCGAGGAGATCAAGAAGGCGTACCGCAAGGTCGCCCTCAAGCATCACCCGGACCGCAATCCGGACGACAAGAAGGCCGAGGAGCGCTTCAAGGAAGCTTCCGAGGCCTACCAGATTCTCAGCGACCCGGAGCGGCGGGCGCAGTACGACCGCTTCGGACACGCCGCCTTCGAGCAGGGCGCCGGCTTCGGCGGCTTCGACTTTTCCGCCGCCGGTTTCGAGGACATCTTCGGCGAGGTCTTCGGCGACTTCTTCGGCGGCGGCCGGCGCGGCCGCTCGCGCGCCCGGCGCGGCGACGATCTCCGCTACGATCTCGAGATCACCTTCGAGGAGGCCGTCTTCGGCGCCGAGAAGACGCTGCGCATCCCCCGCCTGGCCACCTGCGAGGACTGCGGCGGCAGCGGCTCGCGCGACGGCGCGCCGCGCGAGACCTGCGGCGCTTGCCGGGGCAGCGGCCAGATCCGCTTCCAGCAGGGCCTGTTCAGCATCGCCAAGTCCTGCGGCCAGTGCCAGGGGCAGGGCAGCGTCCTGCGCGATCCCTGCCGCACCTGCGGCGGCAGCGGCGCGGTGCGCACGCAGCAGGCGCTGAGCGTCAAGATCCCCGCCGGCGTCGATACCGGCTCGCGCCTCAAGCTGCGCGGCGAGGGCGAGGCGGGCCACCACAATGGTCCGGCCGGCGATCTGTACGTGATCGTGCACGTCCGCGAGCACCCGCTCTTCAGCCGCGACGGCTCCAACATCGTCTGCGAGGTGCCGATCGGCATCACCCAGGCGGCGCTCGGCGCCGAGATCGACGTGCCGACGCCGCACGGCAAGGTGAAGATGAAGATCCCCGCCGGCACCCAGTCCGGCAACGTCTTCCGCCTCAAGGGCAAGGGCGTGCCCGACCTGCGCGGCTACGGCCAGGGCGACGCGCTGGTGCGCGTGATCGTCGAGACGCCGCGCAAGCTCACCGCCAAGCAGCGCGAGCTGCTGGAGGAATTTGCGCGCCTGAGCGGAGAAGAGGTACATCCGATCTCCAAGGGGTTCTTCGACAAGGTGAAGGAGATGTTCGGCTGA